AATTCCTTGAAGGCTGTGAACAATACAGGCGGTTGAGTACATCAGCTTAAGATGTTCTAACGACTGGATACGCTCTACGAGATTAATTGACTCCTCAAAAAATTTATCTTTTCCTGATAAATCATCAACGTCACCAGAGGTGAAAATACTACCTTTGGCATCGGTTTCCATAAGAATATTTTCTACTTCGCTGCAACCGATATAAAAAGCATCACTACTAATATGCATTGCTAATTGAGATAATCGGGGACGATCAGCATCTCTAGCCCGACGGCATATTAATTGCTCCGGCAATACTTTGACAATCGTCCATCCGAATGATCCAACAAACAATCCAATTATCCACAATTCGTTACATAATAGCCAAGGTTTACCACGCAGTTTTTCAATATCATCGTCAGGAAGGATCGGTAAAGGGATACGCCGACAGCCTTCTTGCTCAAGAATGTGGGTCAAAGCTTGTTCTATTAATTCTAGGTTATTACAACGGATATAGTAGGTGAAATTAGAAAATTTACTACTCATTACAAACTTGTTAACCTGAAATTATTTGATAATAACTAGTTTTTCTAGGAGCGTTAAAAGTCAGGTATATAGTGAGAATCATTCCATCTGTAAACAAGTATATTTAATTTACTATTAGGTTGAAGCATCTTTAGAAGATGTCTGAAAAGTAAAAAAGCCCACGTAACGGTATCTTGTCAGTAGAAAAAATCCCATCGAACTCACGTTTAAAAATAAAAGCCTGTATTCATTACTGAATCAGGCTTTTGAGGGTTTTATTAAATTTACACTCAGAACTTCAGTTTAATCACTGAACAGTGAATCCTTCAGGTCTGATCGCATCTTCCAAATCAACCCCCATCAGGTTAACCCCCTGGATGTTTGCATTTGTGAGATTTGTCTTTTCCAAGTCTGCGCCCTGTAGGTTAGCCATTTGCAGATTTGCTCCCAACAGGTTGGCTTTTTCTAAGTCTGCATCAAATAGGTTTGCTCCTAAAAGGTTTGCTCCCAAAAGGTTTACCTTACCTAAATCTGCTCCTTGAAAGTTTGCCCCTTGTAAGTTTGTTTGCTGTAGGTTAGCCCTTTCTAAGTCTGCATTTTGTAAGTTAGCACCCTCCAAGTTTGCCGCTTGCAGGTTTGCATCCTTAAGCATTGCTCCAGTTAAGTTACATCCGACACATTCATTGGTTTGTAATAAATGTCTAACATTTGTTGCTACAGATACAGCTGGAGGTATAACTGGGGAAGTTACAGATTCCATTGGCGATGTAACCGGAGGTATGACTGGGGAAGTTACAGACTCCATTGGCGGTGTAACGGGAGATGTGACTGGAGCTAGTTCAGACTCAGTAGGTATGGATGTTGTTAATGTTTGAGCTTTAACTGCTTGCTGGTCAAGGAGCGAAAATCCTGCTACAAGTACCAGAAATACTGCTGTTACGATCCACCGAGTTAACTTTTTGGAATTTGATTCATTCATGAGTTCCTTCCTATCATTATTCGTAGT
The Nostoc punctiforme PCC 73102 genome window above contains:
- a CDS encoding pentapeptide repeat-containing protein, which gives rise to MNESNSKKLTRWIVTAVFLVLVAGFSLLDQQAVKAQTLTTSIPTESELAPVTSPVTPPMESVTSPVIPPVTSPMESVTSPVIPPAVSVATNVRHLLQTNECVGCNLTGAMLKDANLQAANLEGANLQNADLERANLQQTNLQGANFQGADLGKVNLLGANLLGANLFDADLEKANLLGANLQMANLQGADLEKTNLTNANIQGVNLMGVDLEDAIRPEGFTVQ